CGCAATCGGCTtgaattattcatttaaatattatattttattttttatctctaGGTATGATCACTCTACCAGTTAAAGTCAGTATTCCCGTACTTGGCCCAACAACTTTCAATAAATCAATGGAAGCACAggtaaattatgaaaaaatttggttgcttTTCATGGTTCATTATTACAACCtgctccccccacccccctcccatgaCTCACtgaagtcattaactacattgttCAATGAAAAAGATCCTGAGATTATAATGATTTTATAGCCTCAAAATGTGCTGTCATCTTGCAAGTAAACCTACTGTAGGTGCTTTTAAAGACAATAACAACATATATGCCTTATaccatgtactatatatatatgacaaggCTAGACCAGAGATCTGTTGTAATGCATGGTTCCCACACAGTCTGAAAAATGGGAAAAGTctgtaaaaatgaaaatgaatttctcCTGATACTTGAAAGTCCTTGTTCAGTTTAGTCCAGGAGAGTGATGAACAATTTTTGTCAGCAGCAGCAGTCAGTTTTGGATGTTTACTCTGATTTATAATTTTCCATTAAATTTGCAATTGATTGATAGGAGTTTTACAAGAGGTTACACTTGTAAGGCCTACTATAGGATCACCTACCACTACATCCTCATTAGAGTGTAGGCTTCATAGTAAACCATAAAACATGTATTGATTTGGTGAAAAGTGTGGGCTAACATGGTAAATGGCGCTAGACAAGGGATTACTACGTAATAAACGGGGAATGTTTTTGGCAACTTTTGATACAGATGATAAAACTaaagaagatataatatcaCATGAGAGCGCAAGTAATTTATGTGGTAGGGTATGTAACGTTGTAAGAATTGTGCCTCAACGtcctacctccccccccccagtagCGCTGACGTCCCCCTTCAAGCTTGGTGTCTTGTAAGCAAGTGTTTTCTTTCTGCCTCTGTTACCTTTTTAGGACAAACTATTAGCAATAATCAAAGAAAAGTTAGATCTATGTAAAGAAGGGTCAGTCCTACATCACTTCAAGTCGGCGGGATTCAAGGATCGCAAGGAGGTGGAGCAGCACCTTCTCCTCTTCGTCTCTGCAGTTATACCAAAGGCCTTTGCAGCTTTCTTCACGTCTTTCATTCATGCGATTTCAGGTCCCGACATGGTAAGCATTTCATgactctgtttttcttcttgggGTTTCATGGAAAAAGGGGTAATCAGGcagtaaaatataataataaatcatGTACTGAATTTCTGATggtacttttaaaatgacattggCAGGCTCAGGGGAATTGTGGTACCAATATACATGTACCTCCATAACCAGTCTATGGTTGGGTAGATGAAGGCGGTGGTACCCCTGCTAAGCCATTGTAAGGTGGGGTTCTTTTTCTTCCAGGAGAAATCCATGGTTTCCCATCAGAAATGGTTTTAcgaattgtaaaaaaaaaagaagcaaaacgaGCTAAAATTGTCAATTGGATGTTCCACCCAATGTGGTGGATTGCAAGTGATAGGCTATTACCACATGCATGTATGTTGCTGCTCAAGCATCGTCAATTAGTCGCTTCCATGTATAAAGGCATATCACACTAGTGGGgcaaaaaaacctttgacattgcTCAGcagaaattaaaacaattcaaCGCTTTAACTAGTTATTTAGGATTTGCCATGCTTTTGCTGTGTTCCTCTCTAACGTGTCTCCAATCAGTGTATGGAATTTTTCCATCTGAAGCTTACCCAAAATTTGGTAACATGTTAGCATACCTCCCCTTGTCTAACCCACTTCTGGCTTAACGCCCCTCGCCGTTCCCTTCCCAATCTACCGTACCGTTATGAAGTTGACCATCTCTTTATTTCGCAAAGGTTTGGaggtttgtttttgtgtttgtccTGTCTTCATGTCTTTATTGTTCTAGTCTCTATTAGAGTGTGCTGTGATCCCATACCAGAGTTTAATCCCTGAACATTACAGGAAAAGAATGCTTTGTTGCAAAccagcaaacaaacaaacaattcttTCAGAATGCCCAATCCAGAATACAAAAAAGTTGTTGTTATATATGTAATCAAGATCAGTGACTTTGAATTTCTTGTTGCATAGGAGATCCACTACTGCCCCAAAATAATATGAGTTTCACTTCTGTGTTTTGGTCACCCAATTTCCTTGCTATCTATTGGGCAATAATTGCTTTTGCTCGGACGACCTGGACTTTAAAGTTAGACGGAAGACCTAAAATCGTTCTCAAAAATAGTAAATGTAGACTGGATGTCATTACTTTGTGAATTAAGTGTTTGTCCCTTGATTAACATGTAggttttttttgtcaagtctgaGAACTAGCATCTAAATCATCTGAGAAACATCAGGAAATAAATGTCATCCACTGCCTAACCAGGACTACTTTCATTTTCCACTTTTTATTCTACCTTGATGCTAGGAGAATCACTGTTGCATGTGTCTCTTTCGTTTGCAGGCTGAATTACGGAGTAAAGCTCGAGAAGATGATGATTACTTAGACTGCATCCAGACAGAGGTTGAGAGATTGTGGCCTCCATTTTTAGGAGGAAGGAGAAACGTACTAGAAGTAAGTCATTGAACTGTATATTCAAACAGTAAACATCGTATCCGTGCAAACAACCAACAAGACAGGATGTGAGCTAGTCTGCAAATATTTGCAGCCTAGGAGGCCCTGGGGCATATAGAGTCTTGTTTAAACCATGGTAGGTGCCTAGCAGCAACTGGAGATGTTAGAGAAGTTGATTGATGATATATCAAATAAGGGatatccccatccccatccccatccccatccatCACAGAGATAAAAGGGATAGGAATACTAGAGCCACCACCGGTAGTTATTGACCTGATTAACTGTTACCCAAATAAAGCAGATAGCAAATATTCATATTGCATCAagtgtgtttgttttttccttcttatgTATTCCTAAACCTTAAGGcaacaaaaacatttcatttctgTAGTCCAAATTGGACTGTACCATGGTaacggtgtgtgtgtgtgggtatgcGTGTGTTTGCATGTGTTAGTGACACCTGCTTGTAAACGTGATAACTCCAATAGATTGCCTCGGTTgaatttcatacttggtatactGTTTCCTCATTGTGAGTTCAAGAACCCTATCGAAGTCAAAGTCTATGTTGttcgaaggtcatttggggtcaacattgATCAAAGTCTGAGAAGGTTGTTAACACAATTACAGCATTGAAGGACAGGCCATTTCATTGTATTGATATCATATGGTATCATAAATTTCCTGTTGAGGTAATTTATGGAAAAGTAGAGGAAAGAGTTTGCATGTTGCTTCTGTTCAACATTTCTGGGTATCTTCAAGATGTGATGTATGCAATTTGCACATATATTTCGTACTGCAGAGTAAATCCAACTTGTTGTTCTTTTTCTTGTCTCAGCCTATTTTGCCATGCATTTGCAGATGTTGACATATAAAACCAATAATAAATTTCTCCTCTTCTGTGCAGGATATAGTATTAGACGGTTACAGGATACCCAAGGGTCATGTGATCGTGTACATATCCCGCGCAGCCCAGAGAGACCCTGCAGTCTTCTTGGATCCCGATTCATTTAAGCCTCAGAGATGGGTCGGAAAGTGAGTTTCATCTCATTTCACAGAGATAATTTGGAGTTATTACATTGAAGACActgatttgaatttttttgattTAGCAATGGCTTCCCTTTGAAAACAATGTCAACCTTAACCAACTCACATTTGTTACTCACTCCAGTAGCCATTCCTTATGAAACTGTTTATAATTTTCCTGTATCTAAGTTTCAGCAAAGTTGTTGGCTGTCACAGGTGTAACTTTTCCATCTTCAGACCAACATGAATTCTAATTTATGCATTTAGTTTTCAGGATTTTCTTGTTAAATTGAAGTAGCATGTTTTAGACTCATGGACATAATCAAATGTGTACGCATGTAGCCGGATTTTCAAGCTTGATGTCAGGATGTACATGGATATATAAACCCACCGACACTATGACATTTTAAGTACAGTCCCTTCCCTCCATTCCCAGAAGGTCTGGTCATGCATGGTATACCCTGTTACCATAGAGATGGTAGTGGGAAGTaacaaatgtaataaatatcaacaacagataactgactgggaaattattaacaaaatatgaaagagtgaattaataaatgaaaactGTTTAAACAGAGAACTGAGAACCGTTTAAACATGATACCGTACCTCCTGGTAGAAATCAggacatttatattataaattataatagcTGTTTCTGGTGAATAAGCAGAAGTCTATTGCAATGAAGTTACAATCAACacttcaatgcatttttgcattctggtttcaacattttgtcaagAACTAGCCTGAAGTCTTACCCATTTTGTTAGCCCAGTGAAATCCTTCTTTTTTGGTAATGTTACAACAGGAGGACCTAAACTAATTTTTAGAAGGAAACCTCcacaaaactttacaaaactgCAAAGGGTGTCAGGTGCATGATTTTCCAATATGTGAGGCATTGTTTGCAGAGCAATACCTAGCAATActtcatttgtaaaaaaaatttccTTTATTTAAAGTAAAGCAGCATGGATAACATTACTTCTTTAGTGAAATCAAAGTACTACCAGATGCAAGTATCCACATGTACGCGAGGGATGATGCATTAATATTTCTTTCCTTACCTGTTCCTTCACAGGACCCGTAAAGAGAGGACCCATGCTGTTCTCATGTATGGAGCTGGACCTCGAAGCTGCGTCGGCCACGACTTAGTCCGTAGAATGATAATGGTAAGATGTGGTAAATAAGAAAATGATAGATATTAAATGGAGATAAGAAATGGTAAGTTTCTTGGGTAAAGttagtttcttcttttttcttttttttcaaattctgatATTACAGGTAGCCTGTCACTCTTTCGAGTTTGTTTCGTTTTTTGCTGGAAAGATCTTAGTTATTCACAAAATTAGTGTATTTCATGTCATCTACGAGGCTTTATTTAtgagtttgttttttgttgttgttgttgggcCCACAGAAAGTGGTAATGGTCCGAGAGTGAAAGTATTAGTGGCATACACCCTTGGTCTGTAACAGGCTGTAATAAGTCCTGACTTTGCTATTCTTCAATACCATACACAGAATTTCACAAAAGTTTTTAAACTAAACAGTAGGTTGTAATTTTGCTTCCAAAAGTGCAATTTTGCCTTTGAGTAAATAGTATAAAAAGATAGTATGGAGGGTTCATAAAAAGCTTATGgttcataaaagaaaaaaaattaatccaaGTAAACTTAAGTTTCCCTTCGTGCAGCCTACAAAACTCGTAACGAGAATCTCATTAAATTGTAGAAAGCTGTTTCTTGATTCCTTTTGAGAAATGCAATTTATGTGATTGGTAATATAggtcaaaatttggaaaacataacataacagtCATTACAGGGAtggttggtggcagagctgatttgctagctcaaaattggtaaaagaaaatgtccatttgCCCATACATCtacatgtctatatatatatatatatatatatatatatatatatatatatatatatatatatatatatatatatatatatatatatatgtatatgaccTAGGAAGACTGTTCATTCTGGATATGGAAACatttttggaataaaaaattCCTTACTGTACAATCCTTACCAATGAATTaattggttgatgcccacaagtgagtgctacaaataagagatggacatctctgatcttttctggttctcatttaattcttggacaaatttaactcacttgctctacgtAAGTCAGAtatgtggaattttgagcaaatcaTATGACAAGGAATTGTAAAGTTGGCTTTTCTGGTTGTAGTAATGGTCGTCTTGATGATTTGTTAAATTTCCCACACACTTACAAGATCACTCTACTTCAGTTGAATTAGCATTGAAAAGTGCTACGATAATTATTAACTGGATTGGGGATTcaaaaattattgttttatatcgTATTGGAATGTTACTTCTCATACCTTACTGTAATAAAACACGGAATGATAATGTAGATAAATACTGCATACAGCAATGGAATGAAGATAAAGGATTGTAagaaagcttggatgaactttgtaCTTGATAGGTAGAATAAAAGAACCTTAATGTTCTCTTGAAGTCAGCAAttgtcaatatttaaatatatatcttgtttGAACTATTACTGTTTAGTGCCCTCATGTAAAATGAGGAAAGGAATTACTAAGGCAactgttctttttctttatttttttatgattttgtaaAGTGGAATATTTTGTCAGTTGCAGGATAACCAGACTCCATAAATGCTCAAATGGTTTGAGTTTACTCAATTTTATTGCCCAAATCACCTGTTAACATTTGACCCTTACatcttttacttttaaattttgtatAAAAGTGGAATATTTTATCGGTTGCTTGACAGGCAGACCCACTAAATGCTCAAACCGTTTGTGTTTACTCAATTTTATAGCCCAAGTTAACCTTTGACCCCTCAATCACCTTTTTTTATGATCTTTTCAGATGGTGTGCAAGTATCTGGTTCACAACTACGATTGGGATTTTATGACTAATGAGCAGTTGGATTACAAATGGCTACCAGTGTCCAGGCCAAAAGACCCCCCACCCGCGACATTCACCGCAAGGTGAAAAATACGACGAGGAAGGAAGAAACCCTTGAGAAAGTACTCTGTATTTAAGGAACGTGTGTCATATACTCCTCTCCGGGGAATAAAATGATTTAACGACTAGCTCGGTTCGCACACCTTGGAGAAAAGGaatattgattttatattttaactgtAAATTTTTGAAACATGAGGCTGTGGCTCGTGGAAGTCTGTCCCGTTTTTGGTATAAAAGATCAAATCATAAAAATTCATCTTGTATTCATGTAAACATGGCTTAAGAAAAGACATGAAGTCATGTAAAGTAGATTGGGCTTTTCATGATGTCATGTAAAGTGGATTGGGCCTTAGGTTGACTCATCATGTTCACCAATACAAACTAAGATAAACATATTGTGTCTCAATGCTGTTTTTTATTCTGAAATattgaaacaacaaaaaatacgATCAGTTTAGCCAGTGAATTTAAGATTTTAATATTGCGTATAAAACCTTGAAAGTATCAGATGGAATATTAGTATAAATTAATAGTCCAAATCTGATGATCTCAACAAACAAAGTAAACGAAAATCAGGATTTACATGCACAAAGTAGTGTTTTCTCTTAAATTTATACtgtaacaatattaatattatatttattaatattaacctTACTTCCATCTTGACAcaggaaggttttttttttttttttcttgattattttttccttttaaatatGTGATGTTATTTTTTAAAAGGCCAGACTTGGCTAAAGGCTATGTTACTTTGAAATTATCATGCAGGGAGGTACTGATAGCAGGATAGCATTGCAGAATGCTATGCAAAGTCAGCAAACCGCTACACACAAGTTCAAAGatgtttttgtacacagaaaaCCGTAATATTTGATTAGAGACAACATCAGGAAATGATACCCAAAATTTGAGCACTAAAGTTTTTGCCAGTCGTGTACTGAGCAAACACAGTGACTCATTTCAAGGTTGAGTCATTTCATAAACACTGTGAAGTTGAAGGAGGGTAAAGGTCAAGAGAGGTAGAGATCATTTACATATagtgtacaaaaaaaatacaaagtgaAAGGTTATACAATATTGCAGCAATGTTGTTGGAGCCAGGGGTAAGAAGATTATtatcctctccccctcccccaccctcccgcaCCCTAACCACCCACCCTCTCTGTGATTTGCTACtgtataacaaaacaaaaaagtcaTCCCTCTTTATGACACTAATTTTTGCACTTGATTAGCTCTCAAAAGAGCAAAGGATTTTTCTGAGTATGCTGCAACCATCTGGACTCCACCTCTATTTCAATGCCTGGCCTATTTAGATTAAAACCACTGAACTTACGATCAACGCTGTCATATATCACAGAGTACTGCCAATCTTGTGTTGACCGTTAGCCACAATGTCTTGAATGAT
Above is a genomic segment from Apostichopus japonicus isolate 1M-3 chromosome 5, ASM3797524v1, whole genome shotgun sequence containing:
- the LOC139967726 gene encoding putative cytochrome P450 120; translation: MAKLKGSMGWTLTGDRSIEFWQDPINFINRRIEQYNCRIFIARTLNKPTVFVCSWKGVHQLLRERHTSTELGYKLLFHRVLGDNILFETGDEGLRVASVIHSLFGPQVLPAVEPLVDRVILKHFYALDKLNAVPVYTTFKAFATELSLALFMGLDPDENEALFKQVSGLATAHWHGMITLPVKVSIPVLGPTTFNKSMEAQDKLLAIIKEKLDLCKEGSVLHHFKSAGFKDRKEVEQHLLLFVSAVIPKAFAAFFTSFIHAISGPDMAELRSKAREDDDYLDCIQTEVERLWPPFLGGRRNVLEDIVLDGYRIPKGHVIVYISRAAQRDPAVFLDPDSFKPQRWVGKTRKERTHAVLMYGAGPRSCVGHDLVRRMIMMVCKYLVHNYDWDFMTNEQLDYKWLPVSRPKDPPPATFTAR